Within the Trichoderma breve strain T069 chromosome 3, whole genome shotgun sequence genome, the region CTTCAACGGCAAACAAGAGGCTAAGCAGGAAGGAGCGTGACCGAGAGGAGGAACTGCGCCAAAAGATTAGATTCGaggtggaggaagagctgcGAGCAACCAAAGAGCTTTTGGCCGAGGGTGGTACCGCGGCACAAAACTTTTCCTCGACCAACTATCCTATTAGAGAACTTACTGCCGAAGAACTGGAAGCCGTCACTCACTCAGACGAATTTGTAGATTTCCTAGAGCAGTCGACAAAAGTTATTGAAAGAGCCTTGGACCAAGAGACATACGATATTCTTACCGACTATGCCCTACATGGCAAGGACCTCGAagacaaggatgaagaaagcgGCAACACgggaggaaaaggagggCATAGAGTCAAGGAGGTGGTGCAATTCTTCGATGATCGTTGGTCTAAAAAGCGAATGATTAGCGGGATAGATTTCTCACCCAAGTTCAATGAACTGGTGCTCGCATCCTATACCAAGAATCCGACAGCACCCCACGAGCCGGATGGGCTTGTCCAGGTCTGGAACATTCACATGCACAACCGGCCGGAATATGTCTTTACCGCGCAGTCCGACATCCTCACCGCAAAATTCTCACCCTACCACCCAAATCTCATCATTGGCGGCTCCTACAGCGGCCAAGTCTTGCTATGGGATACTCGAGCAAAATCTGCACCGGTCCAGAAGACGCCGTTGACGGGCTACGGCCATGCCCACCCAATCTACTCAGTGGACATTGTGGGCACGCAAAATGCCAACAATATTATATCATGTTCTACAGATGGCGTTGTCTGCGGCTGGAGCATGGATGTGTTTGCGCAGCCCCAAGAGCTGCTCGAGTTGAAGAACCCCAGCCAAGCCAAGGTAGCGGTTGAGGACGTCAGCCCTACATCTCTATCGTTCCCCCAGACGGACCCGACATTCTTTCTCGTTGGAAGCGAAGAGGGAACAATATTCCCCTGCCACAGATATGACCGCGCTGGTGCCAAGGCCGGTGTCGACAAGAAGATTAGCTACAAGGGGCATGCGGCACCTGTCATGTCGGTTGACTTCCATCCAGCCAGGGGCCCTGTGGATCTCGGCGACTTGGCCATTTCATCCTCTCTTGACTGGAGCGTCAAACTCTGGAAGATTCGCGCCCCCGCGGCCACGTCGACGATTGGTGCTGGAGATGGTGCTATTTCGCCACTGATCGATTTTGTCCGCGAGGACGTTGTCTACGACGCAAGATGGTCGCCCGTGAAGCCCAGTGTCTTTGCCCTCGTAGAtggagctggctggctggaatTCTGGGACATTGCTATAGACACGGAGGAGCCGGTGTCGAGAATCACACCGAGCAGCCGACAAGATGGAAGGACAATGCTATCCAGGAGCTTGAACAAGCTGGCTTGGGAGCCCAACGATGGCAAACGCATCGCAACCGGTGGCATCGACGGTTCTCTTACCGTCTTCGAAGTGGCTAGTGGCTTGGGCGGCAAGGAAGGACTCAAGAATGAGGAATGGGCAAATGTGAAGAAGCTTGTCAACCGGGTGGAAGCCGTGGGCATGAATGGGGCGATGATGGTTTAGcatttttcctttctttttgtttactGGCACGCATGGCACCTTAATTTTTCTTGGAATCCTGACCTGTGCAATGATTGATGAAGGTGAGCTTCTATATGTATACCCCTAGACAAGTGTGAGGTAGAAAAAATTGGTAATGGCAACGGACAGTCGTTTTACACGTCTATACAGTATTGGTTGTACGCTCTCTCTGCCATTTCGTTTGTCTTTATGGAGTACTCACCGTCGGACAGGGGTTGTGATGGAGGAGTACTTCAGGTTTGTACCTTGGGGGTCGGTAAGCTCAGGTACCCGCACTCTTAGCGTCACGTGAATCCCcgtagagaagaagattattTTTTGCGGACGCGATTCTTGCTCAGAATAATTTTGATCGTTATTCTTAATCATACGGCATGAAATGTGTATTCGTGCAGTCGCCAATTGAGTCGATTGACGAAGCTACAATCCGAGAATGGTAAGTTTGAAAAACATCAAATTACAATATCCCTTTTGATTATTCGCACTATGATGTATTCATTTCGATGAATTCTGCAATGCTCAAGGTCATCTTGGCTTCTAGCCAACTTGACCGGATGAGGACAATTTCACCCCTGAGTCTCAATTTTATAACACATTCAATCGCTTGTAAATTGCAAGTCATTATGCTAGTTCTAACAAAACACGAACCAGAAACTCTTCTGGGACAAAGCCACGCCTCAGCTCGCCTGTATCTAGGTGTTGTGTGGGACACCAGCGGGATATCGCGTGCCAGCAACTTCAAACGAATCGACGAGAGTGTcaatcttctttgcctcctcTTCCGTCAACTTGATCAGCTTGGAGTTCTCCTTCACTCgctctgctgttgttgcaccggggatggggatgatggTTGGTCGTTCTGGGCGGTTGCTCTGGCTGTGCACCCAGCCGATGGCGAGCTGAGCCGGGGTGCAACCCTTTTCCTTGGCGAGAGCCTCAACTTGAGCGACCAACTGGAGATTGTGATCAAAGGCGGCCTTTTCGAAACGGGGGAACTTGGAGATGAATCCAAAGCCCTGGACCTCTGATACGTCCTTGAATCTACCGGTGAGCATCTGATTTCTAGAGTCAGCTTATGTACTAGATGGTGCGAGTGGGGTTCAGTTCTCTTGGGGTTGAACTTACTCCTCGTCCAATAGGAGAATAGGCAGTGATGGGGATGTTGTTCTCGGCACAGGCCGCAGCAACGCCGTTGGTGAGAATATCCGGGGTAAACATGCTCAACTCGACCTCGACGGTACCGATCTTGGCAATCTTGGCCGCCTCCCGAATAGTATCGGCGTTGCATTCAGACAGTGCAATGGCGCCAAGCTTGCCAGTGTCGATGTACTCCTTCTGGATAACTCCAAAAGTCACTTCCAGAGGGACGTTGGGGTCTCTTCTTGTGCAGCTGAAGAGGTCAAGCTTCTTAGTTCCTCCTagctggttgatgatgttgtcgagTGAGCGTCGAATGCCCTCTGGAGATGCGTCGAGCTTGTGCGTAGCAAGATCCGCGCCacccttgatgatgagcgtAATCTTGTCGGCATCTTCCGGATATTTGGTGAAGTACTCCTTGAGTAAAGTCATAGAGTTCCACTCAGGTGTGCCGTAGAACTCGCCGCCGTTCCAGAGAGTCATGCCGTTTTCAACAGCTGCCTTTAAGGCGGCTAGTGCCTGGTCCAGTGGAGGACGCTCTGGTCGCCAAGTGAATCCTAACAAAAGGCATCAGTATAAACTGCGATTTTTAAACTGAGAGTTTCGAGCAAACTCACCCATGAGGCCGTAGCCAATAGGACCGACGCTCTTGTTGATAACAGTAGCCATGTTGTTCAGATGTATGTCTGCAATCGCAGGAATAGTATGAAATGAAGCAGATGTTATCAGAGATTGAATCCTTGTATAATGAGTTGTATTAAAGCTTTGTTTGAGCTGATACTATATTCAAAAAAACAATTCATCTCAACATCTCAAGGCCTCTATATATCAAATTCTGCCCCGCAGCATGTTCGAGATTTTCCAGGCAATGATGTAACTGTACGAAATTTCCTTTTTGGGCAATCGGAAATAACGAGTCTATTTCGACTCACTTATTCCGACAACACAAACCCGTCCTTTAGCGTCCCGATCTCCGAACTCAAAGGCGAAGCACGAAACGGCTCTTCTCTGTGGCAGGTTGGCGCTAAACTTTGTTCCTTCGCCCTTCTCTCTGTGTCTCGCTGTTTGAGTTTTTGGTACCTGAATGATTGATGTTCCCGGGTTTAGCTATCTCCAGATTGCTCCATCGGCTTTGGTTCGATTGCATCCGAAGATCTGCTTAGCAATCTCGCGCTGTCTCGCGATTGTGAATGTCCATTATCGCGaattgatgatgaatctTTTTCCCGGCTGACCTGATCTGGTCCGATCCGAGACTTTGATTTCTATGCATATCGTGGCGTGGCTTGCAGACATCCCACTCGATTTTTGTGGTGTCGCGACTCCGGCGTCATTAAACCCGCCGCGGAGGGCCGCGGGAGATACCCGCAGATGGTCTTTGGGCAGCGGAGTTATTTTGCAAAATGCGCGAGGACACAAAATTACAACATTGAATGCATATGATTTCAATTAACTaccaaacaaaaagagctCCAATACAAGCGTTAAACGGCCTTTACACAGTCTTGAGCGAAAAGCCAGAAAACGACACGGCAATCTTATCCCTCGCGTGGCCCTCGCCCGATTCCTCCGTCGGCTTCGCGCCATAGATGCCAACTTCAATCTCCTTAGCCAGGCCCTGaccatcatcttcgttgAAGGCCCAAGTCACCTGTCTCAGGGCGCGCCTCGTCTTGCCCTGGCTCTCTAGCACATACACCCACGCATCGGTGCCGTCCCTCTCCACCAGGATCGTGGCCTTTGCGTTGCCCGTCTGCTTCTCCGTGATGGGACTCAAGCTCCAGTCGGACAGGATGTCCGTGGCTACGACGCCCAGCGCAGGAGTACCATCGTTGAACTCGATgccggccttgatgaagcgCGTGGCGTTGGGGTTGTGCCGGTTGGGAAACGTCACGACGAGACCGCCCTGGTCGTAGAGAGTCTTCCAGGGCCCTGTGACGGTTACTTGGACGCTCTGGAAGTGCGCGGCGGGGACAGTGGTGTAGAGGTAGGGAGCTGTGAAGTTGTGCTTGGAGAGGGCGGGACGCCAGATGTCGGTGTCGGGGGGCACTTGGATGGTGATTGAGCGGCCGATTGGTGATACGGGTTCGACGCCGGGGTTGTTGAGCCAATGCCATTTAAAGCTTgatgttgaggctgaggcagaggccgaggccgagccGGCGAGGAGCCATGCGATGTTGGTGAAGAGCATCTTTGTGATTtgtgtgagagagaggcgagtATAAGCTGGTGAGTATCGCGGCTTTGAGACGACTTGCTCGTAAGGAGAAAGTGTCTGTCTTGATCTGTTTAATGATCCATTCGTCCGGGCCTGAGTATACTTGTCCCTATATATATACAGCTTTTGGTTACACTACATATATGCATCACTGACATCTAGTTGTTACATCCCCACACTTCTATGCTACCACAGCAtttctcatctttctcaGCTCTCGTCAGGCTGCATGAAAGCTCCAATGACGAATAACGGCTAGACATCCCTGCTGTGCGGGGTGGCCTGGACATACGATCCCATCAATTGAGCATAAATTTTACGTTGCAGAACTAACTCGGGGAATATCGCTTTCGGAACTCACCCGTCTCTACGCCTTACGGCTACAACCTCCCTGCGCAGATTGTCAACCGATGCGGTTGAATTggaaagaaagatgatgccattctcGGGGCTGGAAGGGGACCTGCATGAAAGCTGTCTGTTTTTCGTCCAACGAGAATCCGACCTGATGCCCGCTGTTGCTTGGCACTGGGGAAACAATTGAGTGAAACCAttggaggagaaaaaagaaaccgaaAGAGGAACATACTATTGCCATTTACAGTGAAAGCTTGTCAGCTGCGTGATGCCTCTACTCTGATCCTCGCTCTTAACCCGTCGACGCAATACCCCAGCTGCTTTGGACCATCCGTAAGCTCAacctctctcttcacccaCCTGCCtgccttgtcttcttcaccgCTTGCTTCCTGACTGTCCGGATCCGTCTCCGGGAGGgcgtcgtcctcatcgtcgctgtcatcatcgccatcctgtTCGTCATATCCGGCTACGGGATCCCACTCCCCAGTCTCCCAAATCAGCCTTAATTTAAGGGGCGCTAAGCCATACATCTTGCCCACGATGCCCTTGACGGCATAAATGTCAAAGGACTTTGGAATCCTAGTgattctcgtcttcttgccctctTCGGAAGCTCCCTCATAATGAAACTCCGTAGTGACGAGGCGAGCTTCGAGGAAGTTGGGGTTGATTTCCTCACGACGAATCACGTCGGGCTCGCCATACGCTTCACACAGCTCATTATACCGCGGGTGGAGGACTTTGACGGAATCCTCTGCAGCTTCGGGTACCGTAGCCAGCTGCTTCGCGATGCGCGATAGGTAGAACATTTCGGCATTGGTGCGGTCTGTGGTGGTGATGTGTGTAAAGTTGAGCGTCTTGAGCTGAGCAATACGAGCAACGGTAAACATGAAGGATTCATCCGAAGATTGCGCATTGGAATCGGCATCCATGGAGTAGTAGATGGGGTTGTGGGTGATGCGAAGCCCTATCATGCCGGGGAATACGGCCGGGAGTTTGTCGACAAACTCCCAGCTGTCTATTTTGTTGTAAGAGAGATCGACGTATTGTACTGATGGAGGGAAAACGACATCGTTAGggccggaagaagatgatatGGCTGATATGTTGTTTCCCTTGAGCTGTAGATAGCGAAGATTGTTGAGCATCGCAAGGCTAGCAATGTCTGACAAGCTCGTGAAATCATTGTACTCCAGATTAATCGACGTCAGAGTTGATGGTAGACTGTCTTGGACTATAGTTGGTAGAGTTGATAGCTGGTTCGACCCCACGAGAAGTGTAGCCAGGGAAGGGCATTTGCTTGCTACTAAACACGACTCTTGCCAGCTCATCAACGTCTCTCCTAGCTGCAGCTCGATTACTCCCCCTAGAACCGACTCTGCACCGTTGAGAGTATCATCGGTTAGGATATCTAGAAATCTGTTTCCACTATAAGAGTGAAAAGAAATCATAAGTTAGCATGGCAGTAGGGATATAGCAGACATCACATGTCGTCGAAACTTACTTGATGCTAAGCTTCTGCAAATCCTTCAAATCTCGACAAATGTCCAGCACCGGCCCAAACCGCTCAAACAAGTTTCTGCTCAAATCCAACTCCACAATCTTGGGCGCAGTCTCAGCAATCGTCGCCGCGACGCCCTCCTCGTTGACGTCCCCCTCCGTCCTCGCCACGGCAACCCGCAGGCTGTCGAGAATTACAATCTTGGTCTCCCGCAGCCGCGACTGTCGCCGCCAGATCTTGTCAAAGCCCATCTCCTGGGCGACCTTGCCCGAGATGACAATCTCGATCTTGGACTTGCCCTTGACCGCCCCCGGCGCATCCATGACGTACCGCTCATTgagggcggcgaggaagCTCTGGGGGCTGTCTGCTGGACGAGTTGGCCGGACAAATGAAGCGGCGGTGGGGGATTTTGATTTGCCTGCATCTCATCGCGTCAGCCGAATgaaatatataaaatctCAAACTTTCATAAGAGGGATAGATGCAGTACATGTAAAGTAGCGAGTGCCCTTGTGAGAGCCATCGTGTTTGCCTCGTGCGGCATCATCCCACTCGACGCCTAACCAGCTGCCCGTCGTGCCAGCAACCCCGCCGATGAAGCGCACCGTGCAAGCTGCGCCATCGTAAGAAATCCGCTGGCCAATATGATGAGTTTCgctcatttttttttttttaatattatgAGATGAGTGTCGGTGAAGGCATGTCTGGttgtgagatggagatgaggtGGGATataaaggagaaaaaaaaagcagacGGTCAAGTCAGGCAGCAGAATTTGGCCAACCTGACGCAGGCAGCTATTATCGCTCTTGGACATCCACATTGAGGCAGCAATCATTTACATAGGTTTTTGTATagttttctccttttttaCATCAATTGGTTCACTAATCCGACAATTGAATTCATCATACAGCCATTTTCCCTTAGAGGCTACGCATAAGCGTCGGGTGTTAAATTCATTGTTTCGCTAAAGGACCCATCGTGGGGTCTCTCCAAAATCAGTCATCAAAATGGCACATTATTATACAATTTACAGCTTTCCCTTGATGTCTCCCAGAATCTTGACCAAGGCACGGCCGTTACTCAAGCACACCTTTCCGCCCTCgacagcaacaacaaagcgaatctcttcaaactctcccttcttctctcctgtCCTCCAAACCTGGGTGATGAGCTTGTCACCGGGCAGCACGGGACTGGCGAAACGGGCCTGGTACTCCTTGAGGTTGGCAGGATCGCTGCCGCCTACAGCCTTGAGGATGGCATGAGCAGTAGAGTTCCACGAATACAGACCGTGCATGATGGCGCCTGGGAAGCCCATCTTGACACCAGGCTCGGGGGTGGCGTGCAGGGGGTTGTAGTCGCCATTCAGACGGTACAGGTGGGCAGCCTCCCTGGAGATCTGGTTCTCCAGCACCCAGTCgggcttcttgtccttgggAGGAGGGAAGTTCTCGGTGGCAGGGCCCTTGGGACCGCCCCAGTTGCCCTGGGCCACGTAGAAGGCGCTACCGAAGAGACGGGTGTAGACTTCGTTGGTGttggcatcaacaagctcGAGCTGGGTGTCGACGACGGAGCCGGGACGGCCCTTGTCGTAGACACCGAGGACCTTTTGGCGGATCTCGAACTTGTGGCCCTCGGAGGAGACGGGCAGGGGCTTGAGGAACTCAATCTTTCGCTGGCCGTCGACGACGCGGCGGGAGTCGAAGTCGGGAACGCCGGGGaccttgatcttcttctgggaGGCGTAGAAGTCAATCACTTCCTGTGTGTCGCCCTTGAACGCTGTTTCGCTCATTGGTCAGCTCTTGCGCAAGGTCAGGCGACTGTCGGTCAAGGGATGCCAGCAATGGGCCACTTACGCAGGATGACAGGGTAGGTAGGGAAGACGGCAAAGTTGGGGTGGAGTTCCTGTGGATGGGATTGTCAATTGtggctttcttctttttctcttcgaAATCAGCAACTTACGTAGAGGAAGTGAAGCTCGTCAGCAGTAGCGCCGATAGAGTTTGCGAACAGCAGCACATCGCGCTTCAGCCAAGAAACAGACTGAGGAGGATACTCGAAGCCGACACCAGGTCCAGACATTGTGAATGTTTTTCAACAGAGAGGCCGAATTGAAAATACGAGGAAGCGGATacagatgcaaatgcaaatgcaggtGGAAAAAAGATTGGGGATGCCGGCCGACTTAAATGATGGAATGGACAAGGTAAGGTGAGTCTCGGTCACTCATTCTCAAGCCGAGGCAACGCCTGTGGGGAAAAGCTCCAGCCGGGAAAACGAGATCGGCAGCCGAGCAACCCCGCGAACTCATCTCCGGGTGGCGCTGCAGAGATTAGATGATCTGATAATCTTGCAGAATTTTTTCTACGCGTCTACTGAGATGTTTGGCCGTGAAAAGGATATAATTCGAGGTCCTGACTCTTCTAATTCGTCGTTGTACACGGGCTTAGATAGCGGGAGATACATTAGCTGGTACCTTAGCATGTGGCTGCTAACGTAAGTCGCCAAttagatgaagaagccataCATGTGACTATCGATAAGCGATAAGCGATAAGAACTACACACACATTCAGTACTGTAGAGTTGCAATTCTGGCCAGTCAGTCACGCGATACAGCGCACTCGCATCCCACCTCCAATAGGAAACCATGGAGCCTGTCTCTGTGCATGAAATCAGCTGCGACCTTTCCTGTGCCTACCTCTTCTCGTTTGGCATATTTCTGCAGCATATTTCGACCAATACCAATCTGCTAAAGGGTCCACCGTATCCCCCTGGCCCTGCTTGCAACGCCTCGAAAAGGCAGGCGTTCAAAAATACGACATCATGACAGTTTTCGCCTAGAATTCTAGCTTCACGACAGTCACTGTTTAGTTCAACATCCCTAGATTTATATGATGAAAAAGTGAGTgcacaaaagaaaattttCATTCTTGCCGAAGTAAGCTAGGTATGCTAAATGGTTGATAATACAAAGAAGAATGCAAAAAGAGTGTGGTTGTCCGAATTTCATAACGTCATACGCTGTGTTGTTGGTATTGTTTTCCCGTCTTGCTGCATGCAAATGAgtgcatcagcatcaacccAACCTacccttggccttgtcgcaTTCTTCGAGAAACCGATAGATGCCTTCCAGGCCCTCATACTCCTCAGAGTGCTGCTCTGACTTGGTCGGAGGCGACATGCTTTCATATCCATCCGTCTCTGAACACCAGGGATCCTCCGAATTTTCGTACGCGAATGCTTCATGAACGAAAGACTCATCGCCGAGTGAGGAAATATCATCCAACTCATGCCCTTCTAAAGACCTCTCCGACCCTCCGGGGGACGTCAAG harbors:
- a CDS encoding aldo/keto reductase family domain-containing protein, which gives rise to MATVINKSVGPIGYGLMGFTWRPERPPLDQALAALKAAVENGMTLWNGGEFYGTPEWNSMTLLKEYFTKYPEDADKITLIIKGGADLATHKLDASPEGIRRSLDNIINQLGGTKKLDLFSCTRRDPNVPLEVTFGVIQKEYIDTGKLGAIALSECNADTIREAAKIAKIGTVEVELSMFTPDILTNGVAAACAENNIPITAYSPIGRGMLTGRFKDVSEVQGFGFISKFPRFEKAAFDHNLQLVAQVEALAKEKGCTPAQLAIGWVHSQSNRPERPTIIPIPGATTAERVKENSKLIKLTEEEAKKIDTLVDSFEVAGTRYPAGVPHNT
- a CDS encoding CAP-Gly domain-containing protein, with translation MSETHHIGQRISYDGAACTVRFIGGVAGTTGSWLGVEWDDAARGKHDGSHKGTRYFTCKSKSPTAASFVRPTRPADSPQSFLAALNERYVMDAPGAVKGKSKIEIVISGKVAQEMGFDKIWRRQSRLRETKIVILDSLRVAVARTEGDVNEEGVAATIAETAPKIVELDLSRNLFERFGPVLDICRDLKDLQKLSINGNRFLDILTDDTLNGAESVLGGVIELQLGETLMSWQESCLVASKCPSLATLLVGSNQLSTLPTIVQDSLPSTLTSINLEYNDFTSLSDIASLAMLNNLRYLQLKGNNISAISSSSGPNDVVFPPSVQYVDLSYNKIDSWEFVDKLPAVFPGMIGLRITHNPIYYSMDADSNAQSSDESFMFTVARIAQLKTLNFTHITTTDRTNAEMFYLSRIAKQLATVPEAAEDSVKVLHPRYNELCEAYGEPDVIRREEINPNFLEARLVTTEFHYEGASEEGKKTRITRIPKSFDIYAVKGIVGKMYGLAPLKLRLIWETGEWDPVAGYDEQDGDDDSDDEDDALPETDPDSQEASGEEDKAGRWVKREVELTDGPKQLGYCVDGLRARIRVEASRS
- a CDS encoding maoC like domain-containing protein, with the translated sequence MSGPGVGFEYPPQSVSWLKRDVLLFANSIGATADELHFLYELHPNFAVFPTYPVILPFKGDTQEVIDFYASQKKIKVPGVPDFDSRRVVDGQRKIEFLKPLPVSSEGHKFEIRQKVLGVYDKGRPGSVVDTQLELVDANTNEVYTRLFGSAFYVAQGNWGGPKGPATENFPPPKDKKPDWVLENQISREAAHLYRLNGDYNPLHATPEPGVKMGFPGAIMHGLYSWNSTAHAILKAVGGSDPANLKEYQARFASPVLPGDKLITQVWRTGEKKGEFEEIRFVVAVEGGKVCLSNGRALVKILGDIKGKL